The segment tggaattgccgagacacccaggggaagtcgctgcaggaagggacagtccgcttcACCACGTCGTAAagtccagcagtaattcggcgtagagttgaaggctccgaagaacaaaaggtgaatgaatgcagcgcgccgtctcccttttatacccggatatccgggggcggagtccggcatgcaaatttcattcgccaatttcattggccttttctaaagaagttggaaacgattggttctcaaggacgaaccccatctgtcggctccacacaacgtcgagagaccgacagaaagggaacataacATTTTAACTTTTTCAAAGGTTTATTTAAACTCACTCTTGTAAATTCTGCTGAATGTTTGATATCTTGAATCTTCTTGATTCTGTCTTGGATCATCTGCTGCACGTCTGTCTGTGTCTTTAACAGCTGAATCTATAGAaagaacacacagacacatttattCGTAACGTAGAATTGTAAAGAATCAATgttgaatttaaatttttagaTCAACAGTTTCTTTACTATTCTTAATAACTCTCACCTTCTTCTCTTTACTCTcctctcttaaaggaacagtgttGTGGTTCTTGTGATCTCCATCAGCGcaggacagacacacacatgtgtGATCATCTCTACAGAAGAGCTCCAGAGGTCTGTCATGTTTCTGACATATATAATCCTGCAGATTCTTCACAGGATCAATCAGTTTGTGTTTCTGTAATCCTGACACTCTCAAATGAGGCTCCAGGTGAGTTTCACAGTAAGAGCTCTGACACACCAGACACGACTTCACAGCCTTCAGCTTTCCTTCACTACAGATGTCACACACAACTTCAGCTTGTTCTTCATGACATTTCTTCTTATGTTCATCCACAACGTCTCTGAGTGTTGTATTAATCTTGAGATCAGGTCTCTGCTTGAATGTTTCTTTACAGTTTGGACATCTGCAGTCTTGACTGTTGTTCCAGTATGTACTGAGACAGATCTTACAGAAGTTGTGTCCACATGGAGTTCTGACTGGATCACTGAACACTTCCAGACAGATTGAACACAGAAGCCTCTCAGTCATTGGATCACTGGAGGATGACAT is part of the Triplophysa rosa linkage group LG16, Trosa_1v2, whole genome shotgun sequence genome and harbors:
- the LOC130567460 gene encoding E3 ubiquitin/ISG15 ligase TRIM25-like, which produces MSSSSDPMTERLLCSICLEVFSDPVRTPCGHNFCKICLSTYWNNSQDCRCPNCKETFKQRPDLKINTTLRDVVDEHKKKCHEEQAEVVCDICSEGKLKAVKSCLVCQSSYCETHLEPHLRVSGLQKHKLIDPVKNLQDYICQKHDRPLELFCRDDHTCVCLSCADGDHKNHNTVPLREESKEKKIQLLKTQTDVQQMIQDRIKKIQDIKHSAEFTRIFQYFPVEEQKKDTQGQQTQPTLMLILALPGTPKANRRSSCSLFAICIYLL